In Nerophis ophidion isolate RoL-2023_Sa linkage group LG02, RoL_Noph_v1.0, whole genome shotgun sequence, one DNA window encodes the following:
- the pigb gene encoding GPI mannosyltransferase 3 isoform X1 translates to MDTFRRRLRFEKNDVDVKLRKRKSLLYLKEDHAPLRNDVLRVAAFSVTFRIINCFLVQSSFVPDEYWQSLEVAHHMVFDYGHLTWEWKAGLRGFTYPFIFAFIYKLLYFINCDSVYLLIWLPRVFQALLAAFADFKFFFLMRTLEGGQVAKWMAFCQLCSWFTWFCCTRTLSNSMETSITCMALSYFPLSASQKHSSKTYLTLVALAIIVRPTALIVWVPLLIYHFWQEENKLRLIAHDYIPIGASTVVISIVIDCIFYGKWTFVQFNFLKFNVFHGVADFYGSHPWHWYFTQGFVVVMGPHLPFFLHGCCLAFRRYKILLVTISWTIGVYSVLPHKEFRFIYPVLPFCMIFCGLSMAHLKVWRRTAACVLVVTNLLAALYTGLIHQRGALDVMSHLRTLCHISEQPQPYILFLMPCHSTPFHSHIHCPLRMRFLECPPDLGEGAYMDEADGFYSDPLHWLTTSFPQMSSGPTHLVMFDVLEKEISKFLLKNNFTKTTEIFHTHFPSGRVGGSIFIYERH, encoded by the exons CTTTTAGACGACGTTTGAGGTTCGAAAAGAACGATGTGGACGTGAAACTAAGGAAAAGAAAGTCACTGCTTTATTTAAAAGAAGATCATGCTCCTCTTAGAAATG ATGTGCTGAGAGTGGCAGCATTTTCTGTGACATTCCGGATCATTAACTGCTTCCTAGTACAGAGCAGCTTTGTTCCAGATGAGTACTGGCAGTCTCTGGAGGTCGCCCATCACATGGTCTTCGA TTATGGCCATCTAACCTGGGAATGGAAAGCAGGCCTTAGAGGCTTCACCTATCCTTTCATCTTTGCCTTCATCTACAAACTACTATACTTCATAAACTGTGACTCTGTTTATCTCtt GATATGGCTGCCTCGAGTCTTTCAAGCGCTCCTCGCTGCATTTGCAGACTTCAAGTTCTTCTTCCTCATGAGAACACTGGAGGGTGGACAAGTTGCAAAGTGGATG GCCTTCTGCCAGCTGTGCTCGTGGTTTACATGGTTCTGCTGCACCAGGACGCTGAGCAACAGCATGGAGACCAGCATCACTTGCATGGCGCTGTCTTACTTCCCTCTGTCTGCATCCCAAAAACACAGCAG CAAAACCTATTTGACCCTCGTTGCCCTGGCGATCATTGTTCGCCCTACAGCCCTGATTGTCTGGGTTCCGCTGTTGATTTACCATTTCTGGCAGGAGGAAAACAAACTGAGACTAATTGCTCATGACTACATCCCTATTGG GGCCTCAACTGTTGTGATTTCAATCGTAATCGACTGCATCTTCTATGGAAAG TGGACCTTTGTGCAGTTCAACTTCCTGAAATTTAACGTCTTCCACGGCGTGGCAGACTTCTATGGCTCCCACCCCTGGCACTGGTACTTCACGCAGGGCTTCGTGGTCGTCATGGGCCCACATCTCCCGTTCTTTCTTCACGGATGCTGCCTGGCTTTCAGAAGATACAAAATCTTGCTGGTGACAATTTCCTGGACTATTGGCGTGTACAG TGTGCTCCCTCACAAGGAGTTTAGATTCATCTACCCTGTGCTTCCCTTCTGTATGATATTTTGCG GATTATCGATGGCTCATTTAAAAGTGTGGCGACGAACAGCTGCGTGTGTTTTGGTAGTGACCAACCTGCTCGCTGCTCTCTACACGGGGCTCATCCACCAGCGCGGCGCTCTGGACGTGATGAGCCACCTACGGACACTTTGCCACATCTCCGAGCAGCCACAGCCGTACATTCTCTTTCTTATGCCCTGCCACTCCACGCCTTTCCACAG TCATATCCATTGTCCACTAAGGATGAGGTTCCTGGAGTGTCCACCTGATCTTGGTGAAGGGGCTTATATGGATGAAGCAGATGGATTCTATAGTGACCCTCTTCACTGGCTCACAACGTCATTTCCACAGATGTCCTCAGGCCCTACTCACTTGGTTATGTTTGATGTTTTAGAAAAG GAAATCTCCAAATTTTTACTCAAGAATAACTTCACAAAGACCACAGAGATTTTTCACACTCATTTTCCCTCGGGAAGAGTTGGaggaagtatttttatttatgaaaggcACTGA
- the pigb gene encoding GPI mannosyltransferase 3 isoform X2, giving the protein MDTFRRRLRFEKNDVDVKLRKRKSLLYLKEDHAPLRNDVLRVAAFSVTFRIINCFLVQSSFVPDEYWQSLEVAHHMVFDYGHLTWEWKAGLRGFTYPFIFAFIYKLLYFINCDSVYLLIWLPRVFQALLAAFADFKFFFLMRTLEGGQVAKWMAFCQLCSWFTWFCCTRTLSNSMETSITCMALSYFPLSASQKHSSKTYLTLVALAIIVRPTALIVWVPLLIYHFWQEENKLRLIAHDYIPIGASTVVISIVIDCIFYGKWTFVQFNFLKFNVFHGVADFYGSHPWHWYFTQGFVVVMGPHLPFFLHGCCLAFRRYKILLVTISWTIGVYSVLPHKEFRFIYPVLPFCMIFCVTNLLAALYTGLIHQRGALDVMSHLRTLCHISEQPQPYILFLMPCHSTPFHSHIHCPLRMRFLECPPDLGEGAYMDEADGFYSDPLHWLTTSFPQMSSGPTHLVMFDVLEKEISKFLLKNNFTKTTEIFHTHFPSGRVGGSIFIYERH; this is encoded by the exons CTTTTAGACGACGTTTGAGGTTCGAAAAGAACGATGTGGACGTGAAACTAAGGAAAAGAAAGTCACTGCTTTATTTAAAAGAAGATCATGCTCCTCTTAGAAATG ATGTGCTGAGAGTGGCAGCATTTTCTGTGACATTCCGGATCATTAACTGCTTCCTAGTACAGAGCAGCTTTGTTCCAGATGAGTACTGGCAGTCTCTGGAGGTCGCCCATCACATGGTCTTCGA TTATGGCCATCTAACCTGGGAATGGAAAGCAGGCCTTAGAGGCTTCACCTATCCTTTCATCTTTGCCTTCATCTACAAACTACTATACTTCATAAACTGTGACTCTGTTTATCTCtt GATATGGCTGCCTCGAGTCTTTCAAGCGCTCCTCGCTGCATTTGCAGACTTCAAGTTCTTCTTCCTCATGAGAACACTGGAGGGTGGACAAGTTGCAAAGTGGATG GCCTTCTGCCAGCTGTGCTCGTGGTTTACATGGTTCTGCTGCACCAGGACGCTGAGCAACAGCATGGAGACCAGCATCACTTGCATGGCGCTGTCTTACTTCCCTCTGTCTGCATCCCAAAAACACAGCAG CAAAACCTATTTGACCCTCGTTGCCCTGGCGATCATTGTTCGCCCTACAGCCCTGATTGTCTGGGTTCCGCTGTTGATTTACCATTTCTGGCAGGAGGAAAACAAACTGAGACTAATTGCTCATGACTACATCCCTATTGG GGCCTCAACTGTTGTGATTTCAATCGTAATCGACTGCATCTTCTATGGAAAG TGGACCTTTGTGCAGTTCAACTTCCTGAAATTTAACGTCTTCCACGGCGTGGCAGACTTCTATGGCTCCCACCCCTGGCACTGGTACTTCACGCAGGGCTTCGTGGTCGTCATGGGCCCACATCTCCCGTTCTTTCTTCACGGATGCTGCCTGGCTTTCAGAAGATACAAAATCTTGCTGGTGACAATTTCCTGGACTATTGGCGTGTACAG TGTGCTCCCTCACAAGGAGTTTAGATTCATCTACCCTGTGCTTCCCTTCTGTATGATATTTTGCG TGACCAACCTGCTCGCTGCTCTCTACACGGGGCTCATCCACCAGCGCGGCGCTCTGGACGTGATGAGCCACCTACGGACACTTTGCCACATCTCCGAGCAGCCACAGCCGTACATTCTCTTTCTTATGCCCTGCCACTCCACGCCTTTCCACAG TCATATCCATTGTCCACTAAGGATGAGGTTCCTGGAGTGTCCACCTGATCTTGGTGAAGGGGCTTATATGGATGAAGCAGATGGATTCTATAGTGACCCTCTTCACTGGCTCACAACGTCATTTCCACAGATGTCCTCAGGCCCTACTCACTTGGTTATGTTTGATGTTTTAGAAAAG GAAATCTCCAAATTTTTACTCAAGAATAACTTCACAAAGACCACAGAGATTTTTCACACTCATTTTCCCTCGGGAAGAGTTGGaggaagtatttttatttatgaaaggcACTGA